One part of the Brevundimonas sp. NIBR11 genome encodes these proteins:
- a CDS encoding dienelactone hydrolase yields the protein MRHSTPRLLCALSAFILIGASPAAALAQSDAPDEVIHFTGPGGETVEGGVWLPAADGSPHPLVVISHGNSGWYRGHADTAEALAEAGFVVAALTHPGDNYQDQSRGLRLTGRAPQLSALIDYMTDGWSGPVAVDAQRIGAFGFSAGGFTVTSIIGGVSDARAIQAHCAAEPEVFACRLIGAFGGLDLANWRPQARDARVKAAVIAAPALGLSFTDESLAAITIPVQVWQAADDLILPSPFNVEPVRDGLGGAVDYHRVENAGHYDFLTPCEPRMQAAMPELCTSAPAFDRAAFKRAFNAEVVRFFRQAMGEP from the coding sequence ATGCGTCATTCCACCCCGCGCCTTCTGTGCGCCCTGTCCGCCTTCATCCTGATCGGGGCTTCGCCCGCGGCCGCCCTAGCCCAGTCCGATGCGCCGGACGAGGTCATCCATTTCACAGGCCCGGGCGGCGAGACGGTCGAAGGCGGGGTCTGGTTGCCGGCCGCTGACGGCTCGCCCCATCCGCTAGTCGTCATCTCGCACGGCAACAGCGGCTGGTATCGCGGTCATGCCGATACGGCCGAGGCGTTGGCGGAGGCGGGCTTCGTGGTCGCCGCCCTGACCCATCCCGGCGACAACTATCAGGATCAGAGCCGGGGCCTGCGACTGACCGGACGGGCGCCGCAGCTCAGCGCCCTGATCGACTATATGACCGACGGCTGGAGCGGGCCGGTCGCGGTCGATGCGCAGCGGATCGGCGCCTTCGGCTTCTCGGCGGGCGGGTTCACGGTGACTTCGATCATCGGCGGGGTGTCGGACGCCAGGGCGATCCAGGCGCACTGCGCGGCCGAGCCGGAGGTCTTCGCCTGCCGGCTGATCGGGGCGTTCGGCGGGCTGGATCTGGCGAACTGGCGTCCGCAAGCGAGGGACGCACGCGTCAAGGCCGCTGTCATCGCCGCGCCGGCGTTGGGTCTGTCGTTCACCGACGAGAGCCTGGCCGCGATCACGATCCCGGTGCAGGTCTGGCAGGCCGCGGACGACCTCATCCTGCCCTCGCCCTTCAACGTCGAGCCGGTGCGCGACGGGCTGGGCGGCGCCGTCGACTATCACCGCGTCGAGAACGCCGGCCACTACGACTTCCTGACGCCCTGCGAGCCGCGAATGCAGGCGGCCATGCCAGAGCTTTGCACGTCCGCGCCGGCGTTCGATCGCGCGGCGTTCAAGAGGGCCTTTAATGCCGAGGTGGTGCGCTTCTTCCGCCAGGCGATGGGCGAGCCCTAG
- a CDS encoding CAP domain-containing protein — translation MKSLLAALPLAVACMAAPARAQNQAAQDRSPDFAARAVALYAEQPDIENCRPGRLKPEIRTTLTARVNEVRALHGLAPVTYNTATEDTATAAAMVFAANGSLSHYPGSWWRCFTEDASTGARLSNIFGGASERLMFISMDEMVTGWMTDVRHMNPGSIGHRRWLLDPFLATISFGRVAGILPDGRRTDGAALRIIGSNRVVPEPIEGGFIAYPFGDYPARFWDPGALLSFAVLVDLRDKAASAEVDYAQAQVSVRQRGGAAVEVGRVSFDNNAYGLSNSLQFAAEGLQPGVTYEVGIRNVRVQGQSRDFAYAFRITP, via the coding sequence ATGAAGAGCCTGCTCGCCGCCCTGCCGCTCGCGGTCGCCTGCATGGCTGCGCCGGCCCGTGCCCAGAACCAAGCCGCCCAGGACCGCAGCCCCGACTTCGCCGCCCGCGCCGTCGCCCTCTATGCCGAACAGCCCGACATCGAGAACTGCCGTCCGGGCCGCCTGAAGCCCGAAATCCGCACCACCCTGACCGCCCGGGTCAATGAAGTCCGCGCCCTGCACGGCCTCGCGCCGGTGACTTACAATACGGCGACCGAGGACACCGCCACGGCCGCCGCCATGGTCTTCGCTGCCAACGGCAGCCTGTCCCACTATCCCGGAAGCTGGTGGCGTTGCTTTACCGAGGACGCCTCCACGGGCGCGCGCCTCAGCAACATCTTCGGCGGGGCCTCCGAGCGTCTGATGTTCATTTCGATGGACGAGATGGTCACGGGCTGGATGACCGACGTCCGCCACATGAACCCCGGCAGCATCGGCCACCGGCGCTGGCTGCTCGATCCCTTTCTCGCCACGATCAGCTTCGGCCGCGTCGCCGGTATCCTGCCGGACGGTCGTCGCACCGACGGCGCCGCCCTGCGGATCATCGGCAGCAACCGTGTCGTGCCCGAGCCCATCGAGGGCGGCTTCATCGCCTACCCCTTCGGCGACTACCCGGCTCGCTTCTGGGACCCTGGCGCCCTCCTCTCCTTCGCCGTCCTCGTCGATCTCCGCGACAAGGCGGCGAGCGCCGAGGTCGACTACGCCCAGGCCCAGGTGTCCGTGCGCCAGAGAGGCGGCGCCGCCGTCGAAGTCGGCCGCGTGTCGTTCGACAACAACGCCTACGGTCTGTCCAACAGCCTCCAGTTCGCCGCCGAGGGCCTCCAGCCGGGCGTCACCTACGAGGTCGGCATCCGCAACGTCCGCGTCCAGGGCCAGTCGAGAGACTTCGCCTACGCCTTCCGCATCACGCCCTAG
- a CDS encoding peptidylprolyl isomerase: MIRRALLGLALAAVFTASAFAQDAPPPLPRVQMETSAGRIVIEVETVKAPITAANFLKYVDEHRFDGATFYRAMQSAPGATTGLVQGGVNNDPERVLPPIAHEPTTQTGLSHVDGAVSMARYAPGTATGDFFVSVGPTPSYDAGRSFSVDPDGFAVFGRVVQGMDVVRAILAAPTSPTEGEGFMRGQMLEPKITILQAWRDSLP, encoded by the coding sequence ATGATCCGTCGTGCTCTCCTTGGTCTCGCGCTCGCCGCCGTCTTCACCGCGTCCGCCTTTGCGCAGGACGCGCCCCCGCCCCTGCCCCGCGTGCAGATGGAGACCTCCGCCGGCCGCATCGTCATTGAGGTCGAGACGGTGAAGGCCCCGATCACCGCCGCCAACTTCCTGAAATATGTCGACGAGCATCGCTTTGACGGCGCGACCTTCTACCGCGCCATGCAGTCCGCGCCGGGGGCAACCACGGGCCTGGTCCAGGGCGGCGTCAACAACGATCCGGAGCGGGTCCTGCCGCCCATCGCCCACGAGCCGACGACCCAGACGGGCCTCAGCCACGTCGACGGCGCCGTGTCCATGGCCCGCTATGCGCCGGGCACGGCGACGGGCGACTTCTTCGTCTCGGTCGGCCCCACGCCCTCCTATGACGCCGGGCGATCCTTCTCGGTCGATCCCGACGGCTTCGCGGTCTTCGGCCGGGTGGTCCAGGGCATGGACGTCGTCCGCGCCATCCTCGCCGCCCCCACCTCTCCCACCGAAGGCGAGGGCTTCATGCGCGGCCAGATGCTGGAGCCGAAGATCACCATTCTCCAGGCCTGGCGGGACTCGCTTCCCTGA
- the hemB gene encoding porphobilinogen synthase: MTLPFMPAAFPMARPRRLRSQPWVRRLVAETILTPSDLIWPLIVHDGSEDRVPVPSMPGVFRLSPKAAAAAAVEARDLGIPMVALFPNVDAATKDAIGTGATDPDGLIPDCIKAIKDAAPEIGVMCDVALDCYTDHGHDGVVEDGKILNDASLDRLAEQAFIQAHAGADVVAPSDMMDGRVQAIREALEANGFHDTLILSYAAKFASAFYGPYRDAVGSAKMLTGDKKTYQMDYANSDEALKEVAMDISEGADMVMVKPGMPYLDIVQRVSETFKLPTFAYQVSGEYAMMQASIANGWLDQDRAVLETLHGFKRAGCAGVLSYFAPQAARLLG, translated from the coding sequence ATGACCCTCCCCTTCATGCCCGCCGCCTTCCCCATGGCCCGCCCCCGCCGCCTGCGCAGCCAGCCCTGGGTTCGCCGCCTCGTCGCCGAGACCATCCTCACGCCGTCGGACCTGATCTGGCCCCTGATCGTCCATGACGGCTCGGAGGACCGCGTCCCCGTCCCCTCCATGCCCGGCGTCTTCCGCCTGTCGCCCAAGGCCGCCGCCGCCGCCGCCGTCGAGGCTCGCGACCTCGGCATCCCGATGGTCGCCCTGTTCCCGAACGTCGACGCCGCCACCAAGGACGCGATCGGCACAGGTGCGACCGACCCGGACGGACTGATCCCCGACTGCATCAAGGCCATCAAGGACGCGGCGCCCGAGATCGGCGTCATGTGCGACGTGGCGCTGGACTGCTACACCGACCACGGCCACGACGGCGTCGTGGAGGACGGCAAGATCCTCAACGACGCCTCGCTCGACCGCCTCGCCGAACAGGCCTTCATCCAGGCCCACGCCGGCGCCGACGTCGTCGCCCCCTCCGACATGATGGACGGCCGCGTCCAGGCCATCCGCGAGGCGCTGGAGGCCAACGGCTTCCACGACACCCTGATCCTGTCCTACGCGGCCAAGTTCGCCTCGGCCTTCTACGGCCCGTACCGCGACGCGGTCGGCTCGGCGAAGATGCTGACCGGCGACAAGAAGACCTATCAGATGGACTACGCCAACTCCGACGAGGCCTTGAAAGAGGTCGCCATGGACATCTCCGAGGGCGCCGACATGGTCATGGTCAAGCCCGGCATGCCCTATCTCGACATCGTCCAGAGGGTCTCCGAAACTTTCAAGCTCCCGACCTTCGCCTATCAGGTCAGTGGCGAGTACGCGATGATGCAGGCCTCCATCGCCAATGGCTGGCTCGACCAGGACCGCGCCGTCCTGGAGACCCTACACGGCTTCAAGCGGGCCGGCTGTGCGGGGGTGTTGAGCTATTTCGCTCCTCAGGCCGCGAGGCTTCTCGGATGA
- a CDS encoding isobutyryl-CoA dehydrogenase codes for MDFALSDDQRAIQDAARAFSDDLLAPNSAEWDEHKIFPVDVMRQAAEMGFCGIYASEDFGGTGLGRLEAALIFEELARGDVATAAFISIHNMSTWMIDRFGSYDLRQRYVPSLTTMENIASYCLTEPGSGSDAAAMRTAAVRDGDDWVLNGSKAFISGAGTSDVYVVMARTGEPGPRGISAFVVDKDAPGLSFGAQERKMGWNAQPTAIVQFDDCRVPAANLLGKEGDGFRYAMMGLDGGRLNIAACSLGGARLALETALAYVATRKQFGKPIADFQNTQFKLADMATELEAARLMVLRGAWAIDTDHPQKTKWCAMAKRMATDACHQIADEALQLHGGYGYLKDYPLERIVRDLRVHRILEGTNEIMRVIIAREMIRQ; via the coding sequence ATGGATTTCGCCCTCAGCGACGACCAGCGCGCCATTCAGGACGCGGCGCGCGCGTTCTCAGATGATCTGCTGGCGCCGAACTCGGCCGAGTGGGACGAGCACAAGATCTTCCCCGTCGACGTCATGCGTCAGGCGGCGGAGATGGGCTTCTGCGGCATCTATGCGTCGGAGGATTTCGGCGGCACGGGGCTGGGGCGGCTCGAGGCGGCGCTGATCTTCGAGGAGCTGGCGCGTGGCGACGTGGCGACGGCGGCATTTATCTCGATCCACAACATGTCGACCTGGATGATCGACCGGTTCGGTTCCTACGACCTGCGCCAGCGCTATGTGCCCAGCCTGACGACGATGGAGAACATCGCCTCCTACTGCCTGACCGAACCGGGGTCGGGGTCAGATGCGGCGGCGATGCGGACGGCGGCCGTGCGCGACGGCGACGACTGGGTGCTGAACGGGTCCAAGGCCTTCATCTCGGGCGCGGGCACGTCGGACGTCTATGTCGTCATGGCGCGCACCGGAGAGCCGGGACCGAGGGGCATTTCGGCCTTCGTCGTCGACAAGGACGCGCCGGGTTTGAGCTTCGGGGCGCAGGAGAGGAAGATGGGCTGGAACGCCCAGCCCACGGCCATCGTCCAGTTTGACGACTGCCGGGTGCCGGCGGCGAACCTCCTCGGGAAAGAAGGCGACGGCTTCCGCTATGCGATGATGGGGCTGGACGGCGGGCGGCTGAACATCGCAGCCTGTTCGCTGGGCGGTGCGCGTCTGGCGCTGGAGACGGCGCTCGCCTACGTCGCGACGCGCAAACAGTTCGGCAAGCCGATCGCCGACTTCCAGAACACCCAGTTCAAGCTGGCGGACATGGCGACTGAGCTGGAAGCAGCGCGGCTGATGGTGCTGCGCGGAGCCTGGGCCATCGACACCGACCACCCGCAGAAGACCAAATGGTGCGCCATGGCCAAGCGGATGGCGACGGACGCCTGTCACCAGATCGCCGATGAAGCCCTGCAGCTGCACGGCGGCTATGGCTATCTGAAGGATTATCCGCTGGAGCGGATCGTACGAGACCTGCGGGTGCACCGCATTCTTGAGGGCACCAACGAGATCATGCGCGTCATCATCGCGCGCGAGATGATACGGCAGTAG
- a CDS encoding enoyl-CoA hydratase/isomerase family protein — MSDSEVLTRIESGVGRITLNRPKALHALNLGMCEAMTAALLAWRDDDAIVSVLIDHAGERGFCAGGDIRMIAESGATDAVEAKAFFLIEYRLNLLMVEYPKPITAVVDGIVMGGGVGISEPAGVRIATERTTYAMPETGIGLFPDVGGGWFLPRLPGEAGTWLALTGARLKAADTVALGIHTHFVAAETVEALKADLLAHGPGAVEDHARDAGPAPLAPHREAIDRLFAHHTVEAIFSALKADGSDWAMAQLTTLKTKSPQSLKVTLRQLRAGRTMQTFAEVMAMEYRLGGRVVRSHDFQEGVRAVIVDKDNTPNWSPATLEAVSDGDLDALFAPLPADEEWTPLA, encoded by the coding sequence ATGAGCGATTCCGAAGTCCTGACCCGCATCGAATCCGGCGTCGGGCGCATCACCCTGAACCGGCCCAAGGCGCTGCATGCGCTGAACCTGGGCATGTGCGAGGCGATGACGGCGGCGTTGCTGGCGTGGCGCGACGACGACGCGATCGTGTCGGTGCTGATTGACCATGCGGGGGAGCGCGGCTTCTGCGCGGGCGGCGACATCCGGATGATCGCCGAGAGCGGGGCGACGGATGCGGTGGAGGCCAAGGCCTTCTTCCTGATCGAGTACCGGCTGAACCTTCTGATGGTCGAATACCCCAAGCCGATCACCGCCGTCGTGGACGGGATCGTCATGGGCGGGGGCGTCGGCATTTCCGAGCCTGCGGGTGTCCGGATCGCGACCGAGCGGACGACCTATGCGATGCCGGAGACGGGGATCGGCCTGTTCCCCGACGTGGGCGGCGGCTGGTTCCTGCCGCGACTGCCGGGTGAAGCGGGAACCTGGCTGGCGCTGACCGGGGCGCGGCTGAAGGCGGCGGACACGGTGGCGCTGGGGATCCATACGCATTTCGTGGCGGCGGAAACTGTCGAGGCGCTTAAGGCCGATCTGCTGGCTCACGGGCCGGGCGCGGTGGAGGATCATGCGCGCGACGCAGGCCCCGCGCCGCTGGCTCCGCATCGCGAGGCTATCGACCGGTTGTTCGCGCACCACACGGTCGAGGCGATCTTCAGCGCGCTGAAGGCCGACGGGTCGGATTGGGCGATGGCTCAGCTGACGACTCTGAAGACCAAGTCGCCTCAATCGCTCAAGGTGACCCTGCGCCAACTCCGGGCCGGGCGCACGATGCAGACCTTCGCGGAGGTCATGGCCATGGAGTATCGGCTGGGCGGGCGCGTGGTCCGCTCGCACGACTTCCAGGAGGGGGTGCGGGCCGTGATCGTGGACAAGGACAATACGCCGAACTGGTCGCCGGCGACGCTGGAGGCGGTGTCGGACGGCGACCTCGACGCCCTCTTCGCGCCGTTGCCCGCCGACGAAGAATGGACGCCGCTGGCCTAG
- a CDS encoding methyltransferase has translation MRRSLILAVSAAVLITVGGFASAPIQDPAVYASVLAADVRPQADRDRDAARHTAEVLAFAQVGPDDKIGDMIIGGGFWTRVFAGIVANGSGEVIAWQPAEFVGFQASYAEAIAAADALDDVSGIQSPIGAPELPAGMDLIFTNQNYHDLHLRPFGTDTAEMVNAAVFAALKPGGRYVIIDHYARSGAGLGVADSLHRIDIADVRREVEAAGFVLEAESDVLKNDTDPMTANVFDASIRGHTSQFMLRFRKPA, from the coding sequence ATGCGCCGTTCGCTGATCCTGGCCGTTTCGGCCGCCGTTCTGATCACTGTCGGAGGGTTCGCCTCGGCGCCGATCCAGGACCCTGCCGTTTACGCCTCTGTGCTGGCCGCCGACGTCCGGCCCCAGGCGGATCGGGACCGCGACGCGGCGCGCCATACGGCCGAGGTGCTCGCCTTCGCCCAGGTCGGACCGGACGACAAGATCGGCGACATGATCATCGGCGGGGGCTTCTGGACCCGCGTCTTCGCCGGGATCGTGGCGAACGGGTCGGGCGAGGTGATCGCCTGGCAGCCCGCCGAATTCGTCGGCTTCCAGGCCAGCTATGCCGAGGCGATCGCCGCCGCCGACGCCCTGGACGACGTGAGCGGCATCCAGTCTCCGATCGGGGCGCCGGAGCTTCCGGCCGGGATGGACCTGATCTTCACCAACCAGAACTACCACGACCTGCATCTGCGGCCCTTCGGGACGGACACGGCCGAGATGGTCAATGCGGCCGTGTTCGCGGCGCTGAAGCCGGGCGGCCGTTATGTGATCATCGACCACTACGCTCGGTCGGGCGCGGGGCTGGGCGTCGCCGACAGCCTGCACCGGATCGACATCGCCGACGTCAGGCGCGAGGTCGAGGCGGCGGGCTTCGTGCTGGAGGCCGAGAGCGACGTCCTGAAGAACGATACGGACCCGATGACGGCCAATGTCTTCGACGCCTCAATCCGGGGCCACACCAGCCAGTTCATGCTGCGCTTCCGCAAACCCGCGTGA
- the mmsB gene encoding 3-hydroxyisobutyrate dehydrogenase has protein sequence MTATKIAFIGLGNMGGGMAANQAKAGNAVAAFDLSAAALDRAKGAGCAPVGSVAEAVRDAEVVITMLPAGPHVLKVYSEQIIGVAPSSALLLDCSTIDVDTARKVAGLAREAGYAFADAPVSGGTMAADAGTLAFMVGCDEGDFARIEAALEPMSRATFRAGDHGAGQAAKICNNMILGITMLGTCEAIALAEKLGLDPVKMFDIVAKSSGQSWSTTTYYPWPGPVPTSPANRNYEGGFATAMMLKDLKLAQDAAAKAGASTPLGAQAEALFQMFDGLGYGGRDFSGILQMLRGKLDELPKSLMRTVIN, from the coding sequence ATGACCGCAACCAAGATCGCCTTCATCGGCCTGGGCAACATGGGTGGCGGCATGGCCGCGAACCAGGCCAAGGCGGGCAACGCCGTGGCGGCCTTCGACCTGTCGGCGGCGGCCCTGGACCGGGCCAAGGGCGCGGGCTGCGCGCCGGTCGGGTCTGTCGCGGAGGCGGTGCGCGACGCCGAGGTGGTCATCACCATGCTGCCCGCCGGGCCGCATGTGTTGAAGGTCTATTCGGAGCAGATCATCGGCGTGGCGCCGTCGTCGGCCCTGTTGCTGGACTGCTCGACTATCGACGTGGACACGGCGCGCAAGGTGGCGGGACTGGCCCGGGAGGCCGGCTACGCCTTCGCCGACGCGCCGGTCTCGGGCGGGACCATGGCGGCGGACGCCGGGACCCTGGCCTTCATGGTCGGCTGCGACGAGGGGGATTTCGCGAGGATCGAGGCGGCGCTGGAGCCGATGAGCCGGGCGACCTTCCGCGCCGGCGACCACGGGGCGGGGCAGGCGGCCAAGATCTGCAACAACATGATCCTGGGCATCACCATGCTGGGGACCTGCGAGGCGATCGCCCTGGCCGAGAAGCTGGGGCTGGATCCGGTCAAGATGTTCGACATCGTCGCCAAGTCGTCGGGACAGAGCTGGTCGACGACGACCTACTACCCGTGGCCCGGTCCGGTGCCGACGTCGCCCGCCAACCGCAACTACGAGGGCGGGTTCGCCACGGCGATGATGCTGAAGGATCTGAAGCTGGCGCAGGACGCGGCGGCCAAGGCCGGCGCCTCGACGCCGCTGGGGGCGCAGGCGGAAGCGCTGTTCCAGATGTTCGACGGGCTGGGTTACGGCGGACGGGACTTCTCTGGGATACTGCAGATGCTGCGCGGCAAGCTTGATGAACTGCCCAAGTCGTTAATGAGAACCGTTATCAATTAA
- the hemA gene encoding 5-aminolevulinate synthase produces MYDYKAAFQTAVDQVKSEGRYRVFADLKRVRGEFPKAVRRRDDGSEQDVVIWCSNDYLGMGQHPVVLDAMQAELDAVGAGAGGTRNISGTTRSAVDLEAELASWHQKEAALLFTSGYVANEATLTTLQRILPGLIIFSDSLNHASMIAGIRNGGCERHVFLHNDLTHLEKLLAAAPADAPKLIAFESVYSMDGDIADLAGTIALAKKYNALTYLDEVHAVGLYGATGAGVAERDGVLDGIDIVECTLGKAIGVMGGYIAADAVIVDAVRSWASGFIFTTSLPPALTAGALASVRHLKAHPELREAHQERAQALKVRFAAAGIPVMDSVSHIVPVFVGDPVHTKMISDMLLEEHGVYVQPINYPTVPKGTERLRFTPSPNHTDAMMDDLVKAMDRLWAHCNVARMPSAA; encoded by the coding sequence TTGTACGACTACAAGGCCGCCTTCCAGACCGCCGTGGACCAGGTGAAGAGCGAGGGGCGCTACCGCGTCTTCGCCGACCTGAAGCGCGTGCGCGGCGAGTTCCCCAAGGCGGTGCGGCGGCGGGACGACGGGTCCGAGCAGGACGTCGTCATCTGGTGCTCCAACGACTACCTCGGCATGGGTCAGCATCCGGTCGTTCTGGACGCCATGCAGGCCGAGCTGGACGCCGTGGGCGCCGGCGCCGGCGGTACGCGCAACATCTCGGGCACGACGCGTTCGGCCGTGGACCTGGAGGCTGAACTGGCGTCCTGGCACCAGAAGGAAGCCGCGCTTCTGTTCACCTCGGGCTATGTGGCCAATGAGGCGACGCTGACGACCCTGCAGCGCATCCTGCCGGGGCTGATCATCTTCTCGGACAGTCTGAACCACGCCTCGATGATCGCGGGGATCCGCAACGGCGGCTGCGAGCGGCACGTCTTCCTGCACAACGACCTGACGCATCTGGAAAAGCTGCTGGCCGCCGCGCCGGCCGACGCGCCCAAGCTGATCGCCTTCGAGAGCGTCTATTCGATGGACGGCGACATCGCCGACCTGGCCGGGACCATCGCCCTGGCGAAGAAATACAACGCCCTGACCTATCTGGACGAGGTCCATGCGGTGGGCCTGTACGGCGCGACCGGCGCAGGCGTGGCCGAGCGCGACGGCGTGCTGGACGGCATCGACATCGTCGAATGCACCCTGGGCAAGGCCATCGGCGTCATGGGCGGGTACATCGCCGCCGACGCGGTGATCGTGGACGCGGTGCGGTCTTGGGCCTCGGGTTTCATCTTCACGACGAGCCTGCCGCCGGCCCTGACCGCCGGGGCCCTGGCGTCGGTGCGTCACCTGAAGGCGCATCCGGAACTGCGCGAGGCCCATCAGGAGCGCGCCCAGGCCCTGAAGGTTCGTTTCGCCGCCGCCGGCATCCCGGTCATGGACAGCGTCAGCCACATCGTCCCGGTCTTCGTGGGCGATCCGGTCCACACCAAGATGATCTCGGACATGCTGCTGGAAGAGCATGGCGTCTACGTCCAACCGATCAACTACCCGACCGTGCCCAAGGGGACCGAGCGCCTGCGCTTCACCCCGTCGCCGAACCACACCGACGCGATGATGGACGATCTGGTGAAGGCGATGGACCGCCTGTGGGCTCACTGCAACGTCGCGCGGATGCCCTCGGCGGCGTGA
- a CDS encoding class I SAM-dependent methyltransferase, translated as MTDARPPLDAYSHHRAFVGQPQRYDLAAGSQFSLLFLLGLREHHKLLDFGCGSLRLGRLAIPYLKSGGYFGIEPEARLVEEGLAHEVGQDAVALKSPRFMHNADYRVDGFGETFDFIVAQSVFSHTGQEPLRRALKSFAGSLSPTGMVVANWLLGPPGYGPPSESVDWVYPECVAYMPDRLQRWAEEAGLVLRPCPWPHPELHWFVLAKDPTVLPDLETMKALRVAPPAWRS; from the coding sequence ATGACGGACGCCCGCCCGCCGCTCGACGCCTATTCCCACCATCGCGCCTTCGTCGGTCAGCCGCAGCGGTATGACCTGGCGGCGGGGTCGCAGTTCTCGCTGCTGTTCCTGCTGGGCTTGCGCGAGCACCACAAGCTGCTGGATTTCGGCTGCGGCTCGCTGAGGCTGGGCCGGCTGGCCATCCCCTATCTGAAGTCCGGCGGCTATTTCGGGATCGAGCCCGAGGCGCGGCTTGTGGAGGAGGGGCTGGCCCACGAGGTCGGGCAAGATGCGGTGGCGCTGAAGTCGCCCCGCTTCATGCACAACGCCGACTATCGGGTGGACGGGTTCGGCGAGACCTTCGATTTCATCGTGGCCCAGTCGGTGTTCTCGCATACGGGCCAAGAGCCGCTGCGCCGCGCGTTGAAGTCCTTTGCCGGGAGCCTGTCGCCGACCGGGATGGTGGTGGCCAACTGGCTGCTGGGACCGCCGGGATACGGGCCGCCGTCGGAGAGCGTGGACTGGGTCTATCCGGAGTGCGTGGCCTATATGCCGGATCGTCTTCAACGGTGGGCCGAGGAAGCGGGTCTGGTCCTGCGGCCGTGTCCATGGCCGCATCCGGAGCTTCACTGGTTCGTGCTGGCGAAGGATCCCACCGTCCTGCCGGACCTGGAGACCATGAAGGCGTTGCGCGTCGCGCCGCCGGCATGGCGCTCATGA
- the glyA gene encoding serine hydroxymethyltransferase, whose product MPVTASFIHDAYFSKGLAEADPEVFNGVQGELRRQQEQIELIASENIVSQAVLDAQGTVLTNKYAEGYPGRRYYGGCEYVDVTENLARERAKALFGAAFANVQPHSGAQANQAVFFALLQPGDTFLGMDLAAGGHLTHGSPANQSGKWFRPVTYKVQEDTHLIDYDHVAEMAQKEKPKLIVAGASAYSRHIDFARFREIADSVGAYLMVDMAHYAGLVAGGAYPNPVPHAHVVTTTTHKTLRGPRGGMILSNDVELGKKINSAVFPGLQGGPLEHVIAAKAVAFGEALKPEFKLYAKQVVANAQALAGVLIERGLAIVSGGTDSHLMLVDLRPKGVTGKATELQLEHALMTCNKNGVPFDTAPFTVTSGVRLGTPAGTTRGFREEEFKSIGHWIADVVSSMNGGDEADPAVVAEVAGQVRNLTARFPIYG is encoded by the coding sequence ATGCCCGTGACCGCTTCCTTCATCCACGACGCCTATTTCTCCAAGGGTCTGGCCGAGGCCGATCCGGAGGTCTTCAACGGCGTCCAAGGCGAACTGCGTCGCCAGCAGGAACAGATCGAGCTGATCGCGTCCGAAAACATCGTCTCTCAGGCGGTTCTGGACGCGCAAGGCACCGTCCTGACCAACAAATACGCGGAAGGGTATCCGGGCCGTCGCTACTATGGCGGCTGCGAATACGTCGACGTAACCGAGAATCTCGCGCGCGAGCGGGCCAAGGCACTGTTCGGCGCGGCCTTCGCCAACGTCCAGCCGCACTCAGGGGCTCAGGCCAACCAGGCGGTATTCTTCGCCTTGCTGCAGCCCGGCGACACCTTCCTGGGCATGGATCTGGCGGCGGGGGGGCACCTGACCCACGGCAGCCCCGCCAACCAGTCGGGCAAGTGGTTCCGGCCCGTGACCTACAAGGTCCAGGAAGACACCCATCTGATCGACTACGATCACGTGGCCGAGATGGCCCAGAAGGAAAAGCCCAAGCTGATCGTGGCCGGCGCTTCGGCCTACAGCCGCCATATCGATTTCGCCCGCTTCCGCGAGATCGCCGACAGCGTGGGCGCATACCTGATGGTGGACATGGCCCACTATGCCGGTCTGGTGGCCGGCGGGGCGTACCCAAACCCGGTGCCGCACGCCCACGTGGTGACGACGACGACGCACAAGACCCTGCGCGGTCCGCGCGGCGGCATGATCCTGTCCAACGACGTCGAACTGGGCAAAAAGATCAACTCGGCCGTCTTCCCGGGCCTGCAGGGCGGGCCGCTGGAGCATGTCATCGCCGCCAAGGCCGTGGCTTTCGGCGAGGCGCTGAAGCCCGAGTTCAAGCTCTATGCCAAACAGGTCGTGGCCAACGCCCAGGCCCTGGCCGGGGTTCTGATCGAGCGCGGCCTGGCCATCGTCTCGGGCGGCACGGACAGCCACCTGATGTTGGTCGATCTGCGTCCCAAGGGGGTTACCGGCAAGGCGACGGAGCTGCAGCTTGAGCACGCCCTGATGACCTGCAACAAGAATGGCGTGCCCTTCGACACCGCGCCGTTCACCGTGACCTCGGGCGTTCGCCTGGGCACGCCTGCGGGAACCACGCGCGGCTTCCGCGAGGAAGAGTTCAAGTCGATCGGACACTGGATCGCCGACGTCGTCTCCTCGATGAACGGCGGCGACGAGGCCGATCCGGCCGTGGTCGCCGAGGTCGCGGGACAGGTTCGCAATCTGACCGCCCGTTTCCCGATCTACGGATAA